From Peromyscus maniculatus bairdii isolate BWxNUB_F1_BW_parent chromosome 8, HU_Pman_BW_mat_3.1, whole genome shotgun sequence, a single genomic window includes:
- the LOC102913945 gene encoding immunity-related GTPase family M protein 3-like gives MHSVTMCVHKVWKAFIHLVNVAKSLLSGWFSRKSDSEPSYSSQITFSQDISEKIDKAVKEGNLLNVINVVNEVMQRMCGYQVRIAVTGDSGNGMSSFINALRFIGHEEEDSAPTGVVRTTQKPACYSSSSLPNVDLWDLPGTGVTAQSMENYLEEMDFEKYDLIIIIASEQFSSNHVKLAKAMQRMRKRFYVVWTKLDRDLGTSAHSEPQLLRSIQESIQENLQKEGVKVPPIFLVSSFEPSSHDFPKLRDTLKKDLSSIRYEDSLEILSEICDKSIDRKAFSLKEGVTTNPLETPVSRMCGAADLEESLETYQKSFGVDDWSLQQVAQRTGTLEMGYRAMRYQDLHKRDWRLRLMMCCPVVTFLKCLAFSLWYGLWNSVIRVFRHRRLQIVIELVAWDTKIFLRRVLKDRTLFP, from the coding sequence GCTTTTATACATTTAGTAAACGTGGCAAAATCTCTCCTCAGTGGATGGTTTAGTCGCAAGAGTGATAGTGAGCCATCCTATTCCAGCCAGATCACTTTCTCTCAAGATATCAGTGAGAAAATTGATAAAGCTGTGAAAGAGGGGAACCTGTTGAATGTGATCAATGTGGTCAATGAAGTAATGCAGAGAATGTGTGGATATCAAGTAAGGATTGCCGTGACTGGGGACTCTGGCAATGGCATGTCATCCTTCATCAATGCCCTTAGGTTCATTGGACATGAGGAGGAGGATTCAGCTCCCACTGGGGTGGTGAGGACCACCCAGAAACCAGCCTGTTACTCCTCCTCCAGCTTACCCAATGTGGACCTGTGGGACCTGCCTGGCACAGGGGTCACAGCTCAGAGCATGGAGAACTACCTAGAGGAGATGGACTTTGAGAAATATGACCTTATCATCATCATCGCTTCTGAGCAGTTCAGTTCAAACCATGTGAAGCTGGCCAAAGCCATGCAGAGGATGAGAAAGAGGTTCTATGTCGTCTGGACAAAGCTGGACAGGGACCTCGGTACAAGTGCCCACTCAGAACCCCAGCTACTGCGGAGTATCCAGGAGAGTATTCAGGAGAACCTCCAGAAGGAGGGGGTGAAGGTGCCCCCCATATTCCTGGTATCTAGCTTTGAGCCTTCATCACATGACTTCCCGAAGCTCAGAGACACACTGAAAAAAGACCTTTCCAGCATCAGGTATGAAGATTCCTTAGAGATCCTCTCTGAAATCTGTGACAAGAGCATCGACAGGAAGGCGTTCTCTCTGAAGGAAGGTGTGACCACAAATCCCCTGGAGACACCTGTGAGCCGCATGTGTGGCGCTGCTGACCTTGAGGAGAGTCTTGAGACCTACCAGAAGTCCTTTGGTGTGGATGATTGGTCACTTCAGCAGGTGGCTCAGAGGACAGGGACACTGGAGATGGGCTACAGGGCCATGCGGTACCAGGACTTGCACAAGAGGGACTGGAGACTGAGACTCATGATGTGTTGTCCCGTGGTCACATTCCTCAAGTGTCTAGCATTCTCACTGTGGTATGGCTTGTGGAACTCTGTCATCCGTGTCTTCAGACACCGGAGACTTCAGATTGTCATTGAACTAGTTGCTTGGGACACCAAGATCTTCTTGAGGAGAGTCCTGAAGGACAGGACCCTCTTTCCTTAA